The sequence below is a genomic window from Psychrilyobacter piezotolerans.
TCATGTCTTCAGCCGGATTTTTTCTTACAGGAATTTGTCTCCCTGTGGGCGGGCTGATAGCTTTCAGTAGAGCTGGAAATACCAATAATTTTGCAAACAAAGTTTCAGAAAACTTCAACACCCTTTACTTTTCGCTGTTAATACTTGCTATAGGTCCTATGCTGGCCATACCAAGAACAGCAGCCACTGCCTATGAGATGGGAATCGTTCCAAACTTTGGAGAGATTAATCCCCTAATGGCCTCAACCATATATTTCGTAATAGTTTATATATTGGTAATAAAGCCGTCTCAACTGCTTAATAATATCGGAAAATATATGACTCCTATTATCCTTATCATCCTTTCACTGGTGATAGTTAAGGGGATATTCTTAGGATTCGGAGTTCCCGGAGAAAAAACTATAATTCAAAATTCCTTCTCTTATGGTTTCTTCGGTGGATACCAGACAATGGACGCAATAGCCTCTGTTATATTTGGTTCTGTAATTGTAGAAAGCTTAAAGGGAAATGGATATACAGATGATAAAGAACAGAGTTCTATGATCGTGAAATCCGGTATCATAGCAGCCCTGGGGTTAGCATTGGTATACGGAGGTCTGTTATATCTAGGTGCCATGGCAAATGGAAAAAATTTAAATCTTGGAAAAGCTGAACTTGTTATGTATCTTGCAAAAAATTCTTTAGGATCATTTGGCCTAATGG
It includes:
- the brnQ gene encoding branched-chain amino acid transport system II carrier protein translates to MKKNNDVFIFGLAIFAMFFGAGNLIFPPEIGVVTGKEWLMSSAGFFLTGICLPVGGLIAFSRAGNTNNFANKVSENFNTLYFSLLILAIGPMLAIPRTAATAYEMGIVPNFGEINPLMASTIYFVIVYILVIKPSQLLNNIGKYMTPIILIILSLVIVKGIFLGFGVPGEKTIIQNSFSYGFFGGYQTMDAIASVIFGSVIVESLKGNGYTDDKEQSSMIVKSGIIAALGLALVYGGLLYLGAMANGKNLNLGKAELVMYLAKNSLGSFGLMAFGICAIVACLTTSIALVATVSNFFAAKSKFSYKTITIVTCVISSVLGATGLGFIVDIAVPILIILYPVTIILIILNILKIKNTRVFKVSVTMGLIFSVFEVLAGFNISPVLTAVFNSFPLASEGFAWLAPTLIGSIAAALIKNETITAVEAD